One genomic segment of Peromyscus leucopus breed LL Stock chromosome 23, UCI_PerLeu_2.1, whole genome shotgun sequence includes these proteins:
- the Ccl24 gene encoding LOW QUALITY PROTEIN: C-C motif chemokine 24 (The sequence of the model RefSeq protein was modified relative to this genomic sequence to represent the inferred CDS: inserted 1 base in 1 codon): MAGPATIVASLLXVACTCCIFPTDSVTIPSSCCISFISKKIPEKLVVSYQLTNGSTCRKAGVIFITKGGHKICSDPKLPWVQRHMQNLDAKRKQPPAGAKARGAKFSVQRHHGNSTQV, translated from the exons ATGGCAGGCCCCGCCACCATTGTCGCCAGCCTTC CTGTAGCTTGCACGTGCTGCATCTTCCCCACAG ACTCTGTGACCATCCCATCCTCCTGCTGCATATCCTTCATTTCCAAGAAAATCCCGGAAAAGCTAGTGGTTAGCTACCAGTTGACCAATGGTAGCACCTGCCGCAAGGCAGGGGTGAT CTTCATCACCAAGGGGGGCCACAAGATCTGTAGTGACCCCAAGTTGCCATGGGTCCAGAGGCACATGCAGAACCTGGATGCCAAGAGAAAGCAGCCTCCTGCAGGTGCCAAGGCACGGGGCGCCAAGTTTTCCGTCCAGAGACACCACGGCAACAGCACTCAGGTTTAA
- the Ccl26 gene encoding C-C motif chemokine 26 produces the protein MKSPGPWTMKTVSLSSIVLLAFFLSIHLGAAAQSDKPCCLYYSHHVIPWNWVHSYEIAKGSCPQDLMVFTTKRGKFCVQPKAKWVQTYISLLEAQKHL, from the exons ATGAAGAGCCCAGGCCCATGGACCATGAAGACCGTCTCTTTGAGCTCCATTGTTCTCCTGGCCTTCTTCCTCAGTATCCACCTTGGAGCTGCCGCAC AAAGCGACAAGCCTTGCTGCCTCTATTACAGCCACCATGTGATCCCGTGGAACTGGGTGCACTCCTATGAGATCGCCAAAGGCAGCTGTCCCCAAGATCTCATGGT ATTCACTACAAAAAGAGGTAAATTCTGTGTGCAACCAAAGGCCAAGTGGGTACAGACATACATTTCCTTGTTGGAAGCCCAGAAGCATCTGTGA